The proteins below are encoded in one region of Bosea sp. BIWAKO-01:
- a CDS encoding PLP-dependent aminotransferase family protein, whose product MARSDETMQWIRQLDPSAGPRYLQVVELIAEAVANGTLRPGDRLPPQRQLAKLVDVDLTTVTRAYAEARHRNLLDAVTGRGSFISTRKEQSGPLIDLSMNIPPPPKGIRLAELMQRGLAEVLSRSSADLLMTYHVGAGSLADRAAGCAWLEPVLGRVEPARLLVAPGAQPALLAVVSLLAKPGEAILVEALAYPGLLAAVRLAGLRPVPVATDEEGLLPGALERAIDESGAKLLCVTPTIQNPTTATMQPARRDEIVRIARAKHLRIIEDDPYSLLAGDAPPPLVALAPERTYHVATLSKVLTPGLRTAFVVLPPDENRDALVAILRSIALMPPPLMTALATHWIRIGAAGDLLDGVRREAAARQELARSILPASARHHPNGLHIWQPLPAHWDRYRLVQAVRQEGLGVTPSDAFSVEGEAPDAVRISLGGVPERGRLAHALKALAAIMGNERSQHQGIV is encoded by the coding sequence ATGGCGCGGAGCGACGAGACAATGCAGTGGATCCGCCAGCTCGATCCATCTGCAGGCCCGCGTTACCTCCAGGTCGTCGAACTGATTGCCGAGGCCGTCGCCAACGGCACCCTGCGCCCCGGCGACAGACTCCCACCACAGCGGCAACTCGCCAAACTTGTTGACGTCGATCTGACGACGGTCACTCGCGCCTATGCAGAGGCAAGACATCGCAATCTGCTCGACGCGGTAACCGGGCGCGGATCCTTCATCTCGACGCGGAAGGAACAATCGGGTCCGCTCATCGACCTGAGCATGAACATTCCCCCGCCCCCGAAGGGCATACGCCTTGCTGAATTGATGCAACGCGGTCTCGCAGAGGTCCTGTCGCGTTCCAGTGCCGACTTGCTGATGACCTATCATGTCGGCGCGGGTTCGCTGGCGGACCGGGCAGCCGGGTGTGCCTGGCTTGAGCCCGTTCTCGGACGGGTCGAACCCGCCAGACTGCTCGTCGCCCCCGGCGCGCAGCCGGCGCTCCTGGCAGTGGTCAGCCTGCTCGCCAAACCAGGCGAGGCCATCCTGGTCGAGGCCCTCGCCTATCCCGGCCTGCTTGCAGCGGTGAGGCTGGCGGGGCTGCGGCCTGTCCCCGTCGCAACCGACGAAGAGGGTCTTCTGCCGGGCGCCCTGGAGCGGGCCATTGATGAATCCGGCGCAAAACTGCTCTGCGTGACGCCGACGATCCAGAATCCGACCACAGCGACGATGCAGCCTGCGCGACGCGATGAGATCGTGCGGATCGCACGGGCAAAACACCTGAGGATCATCGAAGACGACCCTTACAGCCTGCTTGCCGGCGATGCTCCGCCGCCGCTGGTCGCCCTCGCTCCGGAACGGACCTATCATGTCGCAACCCTGTCGAAGGTCCTGACCCCAGGGCTGCGTACCGCCTTCGTCGTCCTGCCGCCGGACGAGAACCGCGACGCGCTCGTCGCGATCCTGCGGAGCATTGCACTCATGCCGCCCCCGCTGATGACGGCGCTTGCAACCCATTGGATCCGGATCGGCGCCGCTGGCGACCTGCTCGACGGGGTGCGCCGCGAGGCTGCGGCGCGCCAGGAGCTGGCCCGCTCCATCCTGCCGGCTTCGGCCCGGCATCATCCGAACGGCCTGCATATCTGGCAGCCGCTGCCAGCGCATTGGGATCGCTACCGCTTGGTCCAGGCAGTCCGTCAGGAAGGCCTCGGGGTCACGCCATCGGATGCATTCAGCGTCGAAGGCGAGGCCCCGGACGCCGTCAGGATCTCTCTGGGCGGCGTGCCGGAACGCGGCCGCCTCGCCCATGCCCTGAAGGCGCTGGCCGCGATCATGGGCAATGAGCGTTCACAGCATCAGGGGATCGTCTGA
- a CDS encoding bifunctional acetate--CoA ligase family protein/GNAT family N-acetyltransferase, with protein sequence MSIRNFDALFNPRAIALIGASNQPGSVGATLAANLYGAGFKGPIMAVNPHETAIRAALSYRSVAELPVTPDLAVLATPAAAVPELISELGQRGCRAAIVISNGFGDSAAKDGLRQRMLDAAKAHLMRIVGPNCLGLISSPRAINASFAHLTPRPGHIAIVSQSGGIMSALLDWADRRSIGLSHAIALGDTSDVDAGDMLDYLGTDPTARSVLLYVENISHARKFMSAARALARMKPVIVVKAGRSAAGARAALSHTGALAGADAVYDAAFRRAGLLRVAELDELFAAAEILAKGVRVTGDRLTILTNGGGAGILAVDAVGERGNRVATLSPAVIAKLDSVLPEGWSRGNPVDVLGDATGDRYAAALEALLEERESDAVLVINCPSAVADGAETARAVSRVVARQKHVPVMTSWLGGTLAQAARAHLREGGLPNFATPEEAVRAFSHLAAFRRNQELLLETPTAGVAIAPRQVEAARKLIRAALREKRTSLTEPESKQLLGLFGIPTVETKLAATPEEAGACFEVIAVPVALKVLSHDIIHKSDVGGVVLGLKSRAEVEAAAREMLERVGRIRPTARIDGFAIQPMISRPKAHELILGIAQDETFGPVILFGRGGTATEVIGDRAIGLPPLNSVLARDMISRTRVARLLAGFRDVPAVPLEPVVDILVRLSELVVQLPEIIELDINPLLANYEGCIALDARIVIAGKKGRRLGLAISPYPHQLEREIALGDGTQLHLRPIRPEDESALAEMVALCTPDDLRMRFLGPVKIFPHATAARLSQIDYDREMALVAGELGAPYGVGPIFGVVRISGDPERKTAEYAILVRSDMKGRGLGYRLMAEIITHAREQGYQRLFGEVLAHNVPMLHMASDLGFRVTHADGDTVHVELKLDVPEPKP encoded by the coding sequence ATGAGCATTCGGAATTTTGACGCGCTCTTCAATCCCCGCGCGATCGCCCTGATCGGGGCGAGCAATCAGCCCGGTTCGGTCGGGGCGACGCTTGCCGCCAATCTCTATGGCGCGGGGTTCAAGGGGCCGATCATGGCGGTCAATCCGCATGAAACGGCTATCCGCGCGGCGTTGAGCTATCGCTCCGTAGCAGAACTCCCTGTCACGCCCGACCTTGCCGTCCTGGCGACGCCGGCAGCGGCGGTTCCCGAGCTGATATCGGAGCTCGGACAACGCGGCTGCCGCGCCGCAATCGTGATCAGCAACGGCTTTGGCGACAGTGCGGCCAAGGATGGGCTGCGGCAACGGATGCTCGATGCGGCCAAGGCTCATCTGATGCGCATCGTCGGGCCGAACTGCCTCGGCCTGATTTCCTCCCCCCGCGCGATCAATGCGAGCTTCGCGCATCTGACGCCGCGGCCAGGCCATATCGCCATTGTCAGCCAGTCCGGCGGCATCATGTCGGCGCTGCTCGACTGGGCTGACCGGCGCAGTATCGGCCTTTCGCACGCGATTGCGCTCGGCGACACCAGCGATGTCGACGCGGGCGACATGCTCGATTACCTCGGCACGGATCCGACGGCGCGCTCGGTGCTGCTCTATGTCGAGAACATCTCCCATGCCCGCAAGTTCATGTCGGCAGCCCGGGCGCTGGCGCGCATGAAGCCCGTCATCGTGGTAAAGGCCGGGCGCAGTGCCGCCGGAGCGCGGGCGGCACTGTCGCATACCGGCGCACTTGCGGGCGCGGACGCAGTCTATGACGCTGCCTTTCGGCGCGCCGGCCTGTTGCGGGTGGCCGAGCTCGATGAGCTCTTCGCCGCGGCCGAGATCCTGGCAAAGGGAGTTCGCGTCACCGGCGACCGGCTGACCATTCTGACCAATGGGGGCGGCGCCGGCATCCTCGCCGTCGATGCCGTCGGAGAGCGGGGAAACCGCGTCGCGACCCTCAGCCCGGCGGTGATCGCCAAGCTAGACAGCGTGCTGCCTGAAGGTTGGTCGCGCGGGAACCCCGTCGATGTCCTGGGCGACGCCACGGGAGATCGTTACGCGGCTGCGCTGGAAGCGCTGCTGGAAGAGCGCGAGAGCGATGCCGTCCTGGTCATCAACTGTCCCTCCGCGGTCGCCGACGGCGCGGAGACGGCACGTGCCGTCTCCCGGGTTGTCGCGCGGCAGAAGCATGTTCCCGTCATGACGAGCTGGCTCGGCGGCACGCTCGCGCAGGCCGCCAGGGCGCATCTGCGCGAAGGCGGACTTCCGAATTTTGCGACGCCGGAAGAGGCGGTCCGGGCCTTCAGTCATCTCGCCGCCTTCCGGCGAAACCAGGAGCTTCTGCTGGAAACCCCGACAGCCGGCGTCGCGATTGCGCCCAGGCAGGTCGAGGCGGCGCGCAAACTCATCCGGGCAGCCTTGCGCGAGAAACGCACGTCGCTGACGGAACCGGAATCCAAGCAACTGCTTGGGCTGTTCGGGATACCCACCGTCGAGACGAAACTGGCGGCGACCCCGGAGGAGGCCGGAGCATGTTTCGAGGTGATCGCAGTGCCGGTGGCGCTGAAGGTTCTCTCGCATGACATCATCCACAAATCCGATGTCGGCGGCGTCGTCCTGGGCCTGAAGAGCAGGGCGGAGGTCGAGGCTGCGGCGCGCGAGATGCTGGAGCGCGTGGGCCGGATTCGACCCACGGCGCGGATCGATGGCTTTGCGATCCAGCCCATGATCTCCCGACCGAAGGCACACGAACTGATCCTCGGCATTGCTCAGGATGAAACCTTCGGTCCCGTGATCCTGTTCGGACGCGGCGGCACCGCGACGGAGGTGATCGGGGACCGCGCCATCGGGTTGCCGCCGCTGAATTCGGTCCTGGCGCGCGACATGATCTCCCGCACGCGGGTTGCGCGGTTACTGGCGGGGTTTCGCGACGTTCCCGCCGTGCCGCTCGAACCAGTCGTCGATATTCTCGTTCGCCTGTCGGAGCTGGTCGTGCAGCTGCCCGAGATCATCGAGCTCGACATCAATCCGCTTCTCGCCAACTACGAAGGCTGCATTGCGCTCGATGCCCGGATCGTCATCGCTGGCAAGAAAGGGCGCCGTCTTGGACTGGCAATCAGCCCCTATCCGCACCAACTCGAGCGCGAGATCGCGCTTGGCGACGGCACGCAGCTCCATCTGCGCCCGATCCGGCCCGAGGACGAGAGCGCTCTCGCGGAGATGGTCGCGTTGTGTACGCCGGACGATCTGCGAATGCGCTTCCTGGGACCGGTAAAGATCTTTCCGCATGCAACGGCCGCCCGGCTGTCGCAGATCGACTATGACAGGGAAATGGCCCTGGTCGCGGGGGAGCTTGGTGCGCCCTATGGGGTGGGGCCGATCTTCGGCGTCGTCAGGATCTCGGGCGACCCTGAGCGCAAGACGGCGGAATATGCGATCCTCGTCCGCTCCGACATGAAGGGGCGGGGCCTCGGCTATCGCCTCATGGCCGAAATCATCACGCATGCGCGGGAGCAGGGCTACCAGCGGCTCTTCGGCGAAGTGCTGGCGCATAATGTTCCGATGCTGCACATGGCGAGCGATCTGGGCTTCCGCGTTACGCATGCCGATGGCGATACGGTTCATGTCGAGCTGAAGCTCGACGTGCCGGAGCCGAAACCGTGA
- a CDS encoding HlyD family secretion protein: MIVVLLNVYLALLFVLVKFRIVPFNLFWKVSPVLVLLLLLIGLFIPMNWGAPQGPALAIRQSVAIVPDVAGEVIDVPVEPNTPLKAGAVLFKIDPVPYEAQVKALEAQFQLQQQRLAQMTQLQSTGSGRSFDVEQRQAEVDQLKAQLEGARWNLEKTVVRAPAAGYVTNLALRKGARVANLPLAPVMAFVDTAETVIGVEIQQIDARYIAAGQPVELTFKYAPGQVFTGKVETVLQAISTGQVQISGAAVTPKSIQAAPFAVRVKLDDQAIADKLPAGAAGDAAIFTDRVTAAHVIRKVLLRQIAITNYINPF; encoded by the coding sequence ATGATCGTCGTCTTGCTCAACGTCTATCTTGCCCTGCTGTTCGTGCTGGTGAAATTCCGGATCGTTCCGTTCAACCTGTTCTGGAAGGTCTCGCCGGTCCTGGTCCTGCTCCTCTTGCTGATCGGCCTGTTCATCCCGATGAACTGGGGCGCGCCGCAAGGCCCGGCGCTGGCCATCCGGCAATCCGTCGCCATCGTCCCTGATGTCGCCGGCGAGGTGATTGACGTCCCCGTCGAGCCGAACACGCCGTTGAAGGCGGGTGCCGTGCTGTTCAAGATCGACCCCGTGCCCTACGAGGCCCAGGTCAAGGCGCTGGAAGCGCAGTTCCAGTTGCAGCAGCAGCGCCTGGCGCAGATGACCCAGCTGCAGAGCACAGGGTCCGGCCGCAGCTTCGATGTCGAGCAACGCCAGGCCGAGGTCGACCAGCTCAAGGCGCAACTCGAGGGCGCCAGGTGGAACCTCGAGAAGACGGTGGTTCGTGCTCCGGCAGCCGGTTACGTCACCAATCTGGCGCTGCGCAAGGGCGCACGCGTCGCCAACCTGCCGCTTGCGCCGGTCATGGCCTTCGTGGACACCGCCGAGACGGTCATCGGCGTCGAGATCCAGCAGATCGATGCCCGTTACATTGCGGCTGGCCAGCCGGTCGAACTGACATTCAAGTACGCCCCCGGGCAGGTCTTCACCGGCAAGGTCGAGACTGTGCTGCAGGCGATCTCGACCGGTCAGGTGCAGATATCGGGGGCGGCGGTGACGCCGAAATCCATCCAGGCAGCCCCCTTTGCCGTGCGCGTGAAACTCGACGACCAGGCCATTGCCGACAAGCTCCCGGCGGGTGCTGCCGGCGATGCCGCCATCTTCACCGATCGCGTCACGGCCGCACATGTCATTCGCAAGGTGCTGCTGCGGCAGATCGCGATCACCAACTACATCAATCCCTTCTGA
- a CDS encoding universal stress protein translates to MTATVKAQAGYASIMVPLNLGSGAAHRVKLAASLADRFGSRLIGIAAEDFVLPYVGDGLASVDALLIEESKRAVSADLARAEAIFRKAAGDMTHLVWRSAIETSRNFVLDQARAADLVVLARQAHHDPVQGGMSLSPGDLVMSLGRPLLVVPPDVSYLSGKHIVVAWKDTREARRAVRDALPLLVQAESVTVLSIGPDAEDQGAEDVRDYLTLHGVAAKTVLRTDSAKHVVNELIDFATEHGADLIVSGAYGHNRMREWMFGGMTRDLLQASPVCCLMSH, encoded by the coding sequence ATGACAGCAACGGTGAAAGCGCAAGCGGGCTACGCCAGCATCATGGTGCCGCTGAACCTCGGCAGCGGTGCGGCCCATCGGGTCAAGCTGGCTGCCTCATTGGCCGATCGCTTCGGCAGCCGGCTGATCGGCATCGCCGCAGAAGACTTCGTGCTCCCCTATGTCGGAGACGGTCTGGCGAGCGTCGACGCGCTCCTGATCGAGGAGAGCAAGCGCGCAGTCTCAGCAGACCTTGCCCGCGCCGAAGCGATTTTCCGCAAGGCCGCCGGCGACATGACGCACCTCGTCTGGCGCAGCGCCATCGAAACATCGCGGAACTTCGTTCTCGATCAGGCCCGCGCAGCCGATCTCGTGGTGCTGGCGCGCCAAGCCCATCACGATCCCGTCCAGGGAGGGATGAGCCTTTCTCCGGGAGATCTGGTCATGTCGCTCGGCCGGCCGCTCCTCGTCGTCCCGCCCGACGTCAGCTATCTGTCCGGCAAGCATATCGTGGTCGCCTGGAAGGATACGCGCGAAGCGCGGCGTGCCGTGCGGGATGCCCTGCCGCTTCTGGTGCAGGCGGAATCCGTGACTGTCCTGTCGATCGGCCCGGATGCCGAAGATCAGGGCGCCGAAGACGTGCGCGACTACCTCACCCTGCACGGGGTGGCGGCAAAGACGGTGCTGCGAACCGACAGTGCCAAGCACGTGGTCAACGAATTGATCGACTTTGCGACCGAACACGGTGCCGATCTCATCGTTTCCGGCGCCTATGGTCACAACCGCATGCGGGAGTGGATGTTTGGCGGCATGACGCGCGATCTGCTGCAAGCCTCACCCGTCTGCTGCTTGATGTCGCATTGA
- a CDS encoding DUF983 domain-containing protein, which yields MSDQEWPPLSPAQTGLRGRCPRCGQGHLFEGFLKLRPKCEVCGLDYSFADPADGPAFFVMMFVCIPAVVFPLWLEMAYEPPAWVHLVTTLPLILLTCIPPLQPLKGWLVAAQFFHKAEEGRLARPKGEKTPA from the coding sequence GTGTCCGACCAAGAATGGCCACCCCTCTCGCCTGCCCAGACTGGCCTGCGCGGACGGTGTCCGCGTTGCGGACAGGGGCACCTGTTCGAGGGCTTTCTGAAGCTGCGACCGAAATGCGAGGTCTGCGGTCTCGACTATTCCTTTGCTGACCCTGCCGATGGGCCGGCCTTCTTCGTGATGATGTTCGTCTGCATTCCGGCCGTGGTGTTCCCGCTCTGGCTCGAAATGGCCTATGAGCCGCCGGCCTGGGTTCATCTCGTCACCACCTTGCCGTTGATCCTGCTAACCTGCATCCCGCCGCTCCAGCCGTTGAAGGGCTGGCTCGTCGCAGCACAGTTCTTCCACAAGGCTGAGGAAGGTCGGCTGGCTCGCCCCAAGGGTGAGAAGACGCCGGCCTGA
- a CDS encoding heavy metal translocating P-type ATPase, translated as MPQSRAEALAQPGHESWAGQFSRLCRQHLDLFLVGVALTGLVAGGWLWWIGLASSASRAWTVATIPVLLALIIQIVRSLRRGDVGLDIVAALSMSAAFAFGESLAGNVVALMYAGGQLLENFAHGRARREMSALLGRVAFNAMRYRGGALEEVSIAAIRQGDRLLMRTGEVLPVDGHVASGTAVLDLSALTGESVPKSLIRGAEVLSGATLLGAPFDLIASRPAAESTYAGIVKLVEQAQASKAPMARLADRYAIGFLVLTLAIAGAAWLLSSDPIRALAVLVVATPCPLILAVPVAIISGISKTARGGALVKDGSVLEALARVQTAILDKTGTLTQGRPTITEIRTCNGFAATEVLTLAASLDQASAHVVAVSLIRAASDAGLTLLPPSDISETPGKGIEGLVGTRRIALGGGSYVRSRSRGGDPDALVADAPPNALTVAVAADGLLAGVILLRDQLRDDAHSTLQSLRAAGIERIVLASGDLDQIARTVGADLGVDQVLGDLTPEGKVAVVRHEAESRAVMMVGDGVNDAPALAAADVGVAMGARGAAASSQAAGVVLLVDELQPLANALVVARRTRGIALQSVFVGLGLSLVGMLVAALGYLPPVQGALFQEAIDIVVILNALRALR; from the coding sequence GTGCCCCAGTCCCGAGCGGAGGCCCTGGCGCAGCCCGGCCACGAAAGCTGGGCGGGACAGTTCTCCCGGCTCTGTCGCCAGCATCTCGACCTGTTTCTCGTCGGCGTTGCCCTGACCGGGCTCGTTGCCGGCGGCTGGCTCTGGTGGATCGGCCTGGCGTCTTCCGCCAGTCGCGCCTGGACTGTTGCGACCATCCCGGTGCTGCTGGCGCTCATCATCCAGATCGTCAGGTCGCTGCGCCGCGGCGATGTCGGCCTCGATATCGTCGCTGCCCTGTCGATGTCGGCGGCGTTTGCCTTCGGCGAAAGTCTGGCCGGCAATGTCGTGGCGTTGATGTATGCCGGCGGCCAACTCCTCGAGAACTTTGCCCACGGGCGAGCGCGTCGGGAAATGTCTGCCCTCCTGGGCCGGGTCGCCTTCAACGCCATGCGCTATCGCGGCGGGGCACTCGAGGAGGTTTCGATCGCAGCGATCCGCCAGGGAGATCGTCTTCTGATGCGCACCGGGGAGGTGCTGCCGGTCGACGGCCATGTCGCAAGCGGCACCGCCGTGCTCGACCTTTCGGCTTTGACCGGAGAATCCGTGCCGAAGAGCCTGATCCGGGGCGCCGAGGTGCTCAGCGGAGCGACGCTGCTCGGCGCGCCTTTCGATCTGATCGCAAGCCGGCCGGCGGCCGAGAGCACCTATGCCGGGATCGTCAAGCTGGTGGAACAGGCGCAGGCGAGCAAGGCACCTATGGCTCGTCTGGCAGACCGATACGCCATCGGTTTTCTCGTGCTGACGCTCGCAATCGCCGGAGCGGCCTGGCTGCTGAGCAGCGACCCGATCCGCGCCCTGGCGGTCCTCGTCGTGGCGACGCCCTGTCCCTTGATCCTCGCCGTGCCGGTCGCGATCATTTCAGGCATCTCGAAGACCGCGCGTGGCGGCGCACTAGTCAAGGACGGCAGCGTGCTCGAAGCCCTGGCGCGAGTGCAAACAGCCATTCTCGACAAGACCGGTACGCTCACCCAGGGCCGGCCGACGATTACCGAGATCCGCACCTGCAACGGCTTTGCTGCGACGGAGGTGCTGACCCTGGCTGCGAGCCTCGATCAGGCCTCCGCACATGTCGTGGCGGTTTCACTGATCCGAGCCGCTTCCGACGCCGGACTGACGCTTCTGCCCCCTTCGGATATCTCCGAAACACCGGGAAAGGGCATCGAGGGACTGGTCGGCACCAGACGCATCGCACTGGGCGGTGGTTCCTATGTGCGCAGCCGCAGCCGCGGCGGTGATCCGGACGCGCTGGTCGCGGACGCCCCGCCAAACGCTCTGACCGTGGCCGTGGCCGCGGACGGGCTGCTCGCCGGCGTCATTCTGCTTCGCGATCAACTGCGCGACGATGCGCACTCGACGCTTCAATCCCTCCGCGCCGCGGGAATCGAACGGATCGTGCTCGCCTCCGGAGATCTTGACCAGATTGCCCGGACAGTGGGCGCTGACCTTGGCGTCGATCAGGTTCTGGGAGACCTGACGCCGGAGGGCAAGGTCGCCGTCGTGCGCCACGAAGCGGAGAGCCGAGCGGTGATGATGGTGGGCGACGGCGTCAACGACGCGCCCGCACTTGCCGCCGCGGATGTTGGGGTCGCAATGGGCGCGCGCGGCGCGGCCGCGTCGTCGCAAGCAGCCGGCGTCGTATTGCTGGTCGACGAACTGCAGCCGCTGGCGAATGCACTCGTGGTTGCCCGGCGCACGCGCGGCATCGCGTTGCAAAGCGTCTTCGTCGGCCTTGGGCTGTCGCTCGTCGGAATGCTCGTTGCGGCCCTCGGTTACCTTCCCCCGGTTCAGGGGGCGCTGTTCCAGGAAGCAATCGACATCGTGGTCATCCTGAACGCACTCCGGGCCCTGCGCTGA
- a CDS encoding DUF3302 domain-containing protein has protein sequence MSALDIFAWIVLVVLVCSTVFVIVFMAMLPGMIAKRRNHPWAQAVAVGGWVTLFLGFVLWPAVLIWAYVDVPARIVDAPARPQESAR, from the coding sequence ATGAGCGCGCTTGATATATTCGCCTGGATTGTCCTGGTCGTGCTCGTGTGCAGCACGGTTTTCGTCATCGTCTTCATGGCCATGCTTCCGGGCATGATCGCCAAGCGACGCAATCATCCCTGGGCCCAGGCAGTGGCCGTCGGCGGCTGGGTGACGTTGTTCCTGGGTTTCGTTCTGTGGCCGGCCGTCCTGATCTGGGCCTATGTCGACGTGCCAGCCCGCATTGTCGACGCGCCTGCGCGCCCGCAGGAGTCCGCCCGATGA
- a CDS encoding alpha/beta hydrolase encodes MRFAAGALALLLAGCAGDVQGVLAPVAHGAPDASKVTMLVATTRSPDPDSGVLFSGERGAKSSFAEITVSIPPERARKVGEVQWPSRLPGDPEREFVTLKVDRLDQTAALARLHATALKTPKRRVLLFVHGFNNRFEDAVYRFAQIVHDSDANVVPLLFTWPSRGSLFAYGYDRESTNYSRHALEAILQALARDPAVGEVSILAHSMGNWLALESLRQMAIRNGQIAPKIANIMLASPDVDVDVFRTQIAEIGKSRSKFTLFVSQDDRALAVSRRVWGSTARLGAINPEAEPYRDELAADGITVLDLTKLRSDDRLNHGKFAESPEVVRLIGTRLVAGQSITDSRVGLGDRLMAVTAGAAATVGTAAGLAIAAPIAIVDPHTRRNFNGRIEQLGDSISDTASTTGDALTTPLLNPGHTQ; translated from the coding sequence ATGAGGTTCGCTGCGGGGGCACTCGCGTTGTTGCTCGCCGGCTGCGCCGGCGATGTGCAGGGGGTCCTGGCGCCGGTTGCGCATGGCGCTCCCGACGCCAGCAAGGTCACCATGCTTGTGGCGACGACGCGCTCGCCCGACCCGGATAGCGGCGTCCTGTTTTCCGGCGAGCGCGGCGCGAAGTCATCCTTCGCCGAGATCACCGTCTCGATACCGCCCGAGCGCGCCCGGAAGGTTGGTGAGGTCCAATGGCCGAGCCGCCTTCCCGGCGACCCGGAGCGCGAATTCGTGACGCTCAAGGTCGACCGTCTCGACCAGACGGCAGCCTTGGCGCGGTTGCATGCCACAGCGCTGAAGACGCCGAAGCGGCGCGTTCTCCTCTTCGTCCACGGCTTCAACAACCGGTTTGAGGATGCGGTCTATCGCTTCGCCCAGATCGTCCACGATTCCGATGCCAATGTCGTGCCGCTGCTCTTCACCTGGCCCTCGCGCGGCTCGCTCTTCGCTTATGGCTACGACCGCGAGAGCACGAATTATTCGCGCCATGCTCTGGAGGCCATTCTGCAGGCGCTGGCGCGCGATCCCGCGGTCGGCGAAGTCTCGATCCTGGCCCATTCCATGGGCAATTGGCTGGCTCTCGAGTCACTGCGCCAGATGGCGATCCGCAACGGCCAGATCGCGCCGAAGATCGCCAACATCATGCTTGCCTCGCCTGATGTCGATGTCGATGTCTTCCGGACCCAGATTGCCGAGATCGGCAAGAGCCGCTCGAAATTCACCCTCTTCGTCTCGCAGGACGACCGGGCGCTGGCGGTCTCCCGCCGGGTCTGGGGCAGCACGGCGCGGCTGGGCGCGATCAACCCGGAAGCGGAGCCCTATCGCGACGAGCTGGCAGCCGACGGAATTACCGTGCTCGACCTGACCAAGCTCAGATCGGACGACCGACTGAACCACGGAAAATTCGCCGAGAGCCCCGAGGTCGTGCGGCTGATCGGCACCCGCCTCGTCGCCGGCCAGTCCATCACCGATTCGCGCGTCGGCCTCGGCGACCGGCTGATGGCAGTCACCGCCGGTGCCGCTGCAACGGTTGGAACTGCGGCTGGACTTGCGATTGCAGCACCGATCGCCATTGTCGACCCGCATACTCGCCGCAATTTCAATGGTCGCATCGAGCAGCTGGGGGACTCGATCAGCGACACCGCCAGCACGACCGGCGATGCCCTGACCACACCGCTGTTGAACCCGGGGCACACACAGTAG
- a CDS encoding universal stress protein: MIEGIKSILVAVTEEGQTEENLAVGYGLSLARQTNAHLTVQAAASRFSVPYSMIDDFSGAIVASENRRIAGLAQKLASDARFAANLAGVVSTVESPQLIYSSLLQRFLDHARVNDLSILDAEPTTLAIDRGLIETALFESGRPVLVVPPGHPGFSGETIVIAWDGGASAARAVADALPFLRAAKAVEIVSVTGEKDLSNAVPGVELAPHLARHGVDVTVKTVALGKGRDVATALQDEAAEFGAGFIVSGGYRHSRLREWLLGGVTQSLLKNSKVPLFMCH; the protein is encoded by the coding sequence ATGATCGAAGGCATCAAGAGCATATTGGTCGCGGTGACGGAGGAGGGGCAGACCGAGGAGAACCTTGCCGTCGGCTACGGGCTTTCGTTGGCACGGCAGACGAATGCGCATCTGACGGTGCAGGCAGCGGCAAGCCGGTTCTCCGTGCCCTATTCGATGATCGATGATTTCAGCGGCGCGATCGTCGCGTCGGAGAATCGGCGCATCGCCGGCCTCGCGCAGAAGCTGGCCTCCGACGCCCGCTTCGCGGCCAATCTTGCCGGCGTGGTCAGCACGGTCGAGAGCCCTCAACTGATCTACAGCAGCCTGCTGCAGCGTTTTCTCGACCATGCCCGCGTCAACGACCTTTCAATCCTGGATGCGGAGCCGACGACGCTGGCCATCGATCGCGGCCTGATCGAGACGGCTCTGTTCGAGAGCGGCAGGCCGGTCCTGGTCGTTCCGCCTGGCCATCCCGGCTTCTCCGGAGAGACCATCGTCATCGCCTGGGACGGCGGGGCGAGCGCGGCGCGTGCGGTCGCCGATGCCTTGCCATTCCTGCGAGCCGCCAAGGCTGTCGAGATCGTCTCGGTCACCGGCGAGAAGGACCTGTCCAACGCGGTGCCCGGCGTCGAGCTGGCACCTCATCTTGCGCGTCATGGCGTCGACGTCACGGTCAAGACGGTGGCGCTCGGCAAGGGGCGCGATGTCGCGACCGCACTCCAGGACGAGGCGGCCGAGTTCGGTGCCGGTTTCATCGTGTCGGGTGGCTATCGCCATTCCCGCCTGCGCGAATGGCTGCTCGGCGGGGTGACGCAGTCCCTGCTCAAGAACAGCAAGGTGCCGCTCTTCATGTGCCATTGA